A part of Desulfotomaculum nigrificans DSM 574 genomic DNA contains:
- a CDS encoding L,D-transpeptidase family protein has translation MIRCRQILLIFILSCLIILLLGVNPAGATVQTCPFNDDTDRTLKLASPLMQGEDVKNLQLELQVLGYYQGPINGIYDFLTQKAVQQFQADHRLKADGVVDEPTWYQMARQIELPVTKSETLPPPTGQIALIIDTTKRKLTVMADGKPYKQFNIACGAPETPSPVGSWQVAHKAINWGDGFGTRWLGLNVPWGIYGIHGTNKPFSIGTYASHGCIRMHNSSVEELYPWVPKGTPVYIVGSPFGVPGQDHKILVQGDRGADVYEVQRTLKRLGYYKAEVDGIFGYQMEQAVKKFRKANGLPMDNQVNEVMYQALGL, from the coding sequence ATGATCAGGTGCCGCCAAATTTTACTGATCTTTATTTTGAGTTGTTTAATTATCCTTTTGCTTGGGGTAAACCCAGCCGGCGCCACAGTGCAAACCTGTCCTTTTAATGATGATACGGATCGCACACTGAAGTTAGCCAGCCCCTTGATGCAAGGGGAAGATGTTAAAAACCTGCAACTGGAATTACAAGTGCTCGGTTATTACCAGGGTCCCATCAATGGAATTTACGATTTCTTGACCCAAAAGGCAGTACAACAGTTTCAGGCCGATCACCGGTTAAAAGCAGACGGGGTGGTAGACGAGCCAACCTGGTATCAAATGGCCCGCCAAATCGAATTACCGGTAACTAAGTCTGAAACATTGCCACCCCCCACCGGACAAATTGCTTTGATAATAGATACTACCAAAAGAAAACTGACCGTAATGGCTGATGGCAAACCTTATAAGCAGTTTAATATTGCCTGCGGCGCCCCGGAAACCCCATCCCCGGTGGGCAGCTGGCAAGTGGCACATAAAGCCATCAACTGGGGTGACGGGTTTGGTACCAGGTGGTTAGGCCTTAATGTACCATGGGGTATTTATGGTATTCACGGTACCAACAAACCCTTTTCCATTGGTACTTACGCCAGCCATGGCTGTATCAGGATGCATAATTCCAGCGTTGAAGAGCTTTACCCCTGGGTGCCCAAGGGAACTCCGGTGTACATTGTGGGCAGTCCCTTTGGTGTCCCAGGCCAGGATCACAAGATACTGGTACAGGGGGACCGGGGGGCCGATGTGTACGAAGTACAGCGCACCCTGAAGCGACTGGGTTATTATAAGGCTGAAGTTGACGGTATTTTTGGTTACCAGATGGAGCAGGCGGTGAAAAAATTCCGTAAGGCCAACGGCTTGCCAATGGATAACCAGGTAAATGAGGTTATGTATCAAGCCTTAGGACTATAG
- the glmS gene encoding methylaspartate mutase subunit S, with amino-acid sequence MVEEKKQLTLVLGVIGADVHAVGNRILEYAFTEAGFKVVNIGVMASQEEFINAAVETNADAILVSSLYGHGEIDCRGLREKAIEAGIGDIKMYVGGNLVVGKQDWDDVKQRFLKMGFDRAYPPGTMPQEAIDDILEDFGLKQKC; translated from the coding sequence TTGGTTGAAGAAAAAAAACAACTAACATTAGTGTTGGGAGTTATTGGCGCGGATGTTCACGCCGTGGGCAATCGCATTTTAGAATACGCTTTTACCGAGGCCGGATTTAAGGTGGTTAACATCGGCGTGATGGCCTCCCAGGAGGAATTCATCAACGCTGCGGTGGAGACCAATGCGGATGCCATTTTAGTGTCTTCTCTGTACGGTCATGGTGAGATTGACTGCCGGGGGCTGCGGGAGAAGGCCATTGAGGCCGGCATCGGCGATATCAAGATGTATGTGGGCGGCAACCTGGTGGTGGGTAAGCAGGATTGGGACGATGTGAAGCAAAGATTTCTTAAGATGGGTTTTGACCGGGCCTATCCGCCGGGCACGATGCCTCAGGAAGCCATTGATGATATTTTAGAGGATTTTGGTTTGAAACAAAAATGTTAG
- the glmL gene encoding methylaspartate mutase accessory protein GlmL translates to MELALLIDFGSTYTKVTAVDVEAAEIIATARGITTVDTNIVDGLEQALGQMKTHFPLGLPEFQHRLACSSAAGGLRMVAIGLVQELTVEAARQAALGAGARVLGVYAHQLSKAEVAEIDATCPDIILLAGGTDGGNRDVILHNARMLAGAKCGETVIVAGNKSAAEEVRDILVQAGKDVRVTENVLPELNKLNVDPARQTIRETFLEKIVEAKGLSKAESYIQGVLMPTPMAVLNAARLLAQGTDEEKGWGDLMLVDIGGATTDVHSIGDGFPTKSGVTFKGLPEPYAKRTVEGDLGMRVSALSLLESVGAHKLAALTGLSQQDVTDYCHYVHDNVEALPTGEDQWKIETAMARMATELAVERHVGSLENIWTPMGAAYVQHGKDLTQVPYIIGTGGVIVNHPRPGDILAGALFKPEQPTVLRPQRPKMMLDKEYILAAVGLLAEVRPTAALRLVKKYLVEINEE, encoded by the coding sequence ATGGAACTGGCCCTGTTGATTGACTTCGGCAGTACCTATACTAAGGTGACTGCTGTTGACGTGGAAGCCGCGGAGATTATTGCCACGGCCAGGGGTATCACCACCGTGGATACTAATATAGTGGATGGCTTAGAGCAGGCCCTGGGGCAAATGAAAACTCACTTTCCCCTGGGATTGCCGGAGTTTCAACACCGCCTGGCCTGCAGCAGTGCTGCCGGGGGCTTGCGCATGGTGGCCATTGGCCTGGTGCAAGAGCTGACCGTCGAGGCAGCCCGGCAGGCTGCTTTGGGGGCCGGGGCCAGGGTACTGGGAGTATATGCGCACCAGTTAAGCAAAGCGGAAGTAGCAGAAATAGACGCCACCTGCCCGGATATTATCCTGCTGGCCGGCGGCACCGATGGCGGCAACCGGGATGTAATCCTGCACAATGCCCGTATGCTGGCCGGTGCCAAATGCGGTGAGACGGTTATTGTGGCCGGTAACAAATCTGCAGCGGAGGAAGTGCGGGATATCCTGGTGCAGGCTGGTAAAGATGTGCGGGTAACGGAAAATGTGCTGCCGGAACTAAATAAATTAAACGTAGACCCGGCCCGTCAAACCATCCGGGAAACCTTTTTGGAAAAAATCGTCGAGGCCAAGGGTTTAAGCAAAGCCGAAAGTTATATTCAAGGGGTGTTAATGCCCACTCCGATGGCGGTGCTCAATGCTGCCAGGCTGTTGGCCCAGGGCACGGATGAGGAAAAGGGCTGGGGCGATTTGATGCTGGTGGATATCGGCGGTGCCACTACCGATGTGCATTCAATCGGGGACGGGTTCCCCACCAAATCAGGGGTGACCTTTAAGGGGCTGCCGGAACCCTATGCCAAACGGACGGTGGAAGGGGATTTAGGCATGCGGGTCAGTGCCCTGTCCCTGCTGGAGTCAGTGGGTGCCCATAAATTGGCTGCCCTGACGGGACTGAGTCAGCAAGACGTAACGGACTACTGCCATTATGTACACGATAATGTGGAGGCACTGCCGACCGGTGAGGACCAGTGGAAAATTGAAACGGCCATGGCTCGCATGGCCACCGAACTGGCGGTGGAGCGGCACGTGGGCAGCCTGGAAAATATATGGACACCGATGGGGGCTGCCTATGTGCAACATGGCAAAGACCTGACCCAGGTTCCTTATATCATTGGTACGGGGGGCGTCATTGTCAATCACCCCCGGCCGGGCGATATATTGGCCGGGGCGCTGTTTAAACCGGAGCAACCCACCGTCTTGCGGCCGCAAAGGCCCAAGATGATGCTGGATAAGGAATATATTCTGGCCGCCGTGGGACTGTTGGCCGAGGTAAGGCCCACAGCCGCCCTGCGACTGGTTAAAAAATATTTAGTAGAAATCAATGAGGAGTGA
- a CDS encoding methylaspartate mutase subunit E: protein MQLANKKLDWDQFLQIRQEVINSWPTGQEVDLADGVAYQAQLPAKLRFAEKLEQAKQEGITLAQPRAGVALVHEHIELLRYLVDEGGADLLPTTIDSYTRQNRYNEAQAGIEESRAVGRSMLNGFPAVNHGLAACRQVVEAMSVPVQVRHGTPDARLLAEITLAGGFTAYEGGGISYNIPYAKDVPLERSIRDWQYVDRLVGYYEEQGISINREPFGPLTGTLVPPSISHSVAIVEALLAAEQGVRSITVGYGQCGNLIQDVAAIRSLEELAEEYLNRFGYQDVVLTTVFHQWMGGFPQDESKAFGVISWGAATAALAKATKVIVKTPHEAMGVPTKEANAAGIRATKQVLNMLKDQTMPETKELAAEVELIKAETRSILDRLLEFGEGDVAVGTVRAFQAGIIDVPFAPSRYNAGKILPARDYRGAVRLLDFGNLPFSEEIKDVHREKIGQRGKLEGRDPSFQMVIDDIYAIGKGMLVGKPR, encoded by the coding sequence TTGCAACTGGCCAATAAAAAACTAGATTGGGATCAGTTTTTACAAATCCGTCAGGAAGTTATAAATTCCTGGCCTACCGGGCAGGAAGTGGATTTAGCCGATGGGGTAGCCTACCAGGCCCAGCTGCCGGCCAAACTTCGGTTTGCGGAAAAGCTGGAGCAAGCCAAGCAGGAGGGCATCACCCTGGCCCAGCCCAGGGCAGGGGTGGCCTTGGTGCATGAACATATCGAATTATTACGTTATCTGGTGGATGAAGGGGGGGCAGACCTGCTGCCCACCACCATTGACAGCTATACCCGGCAAAACAGGTATAACGAGGCCCAGGCCGGTATTGAGGAAAGCCGCGCGGTGGGCCGCTCCATGCTTAACGGGTTCCCGGCCGTAAACCACGGGTTGGCTGCTTGCCGCCAGGTGGTGGAAGCTATGTCGGTGCCGGTGCAGGTACGGCACGGCACGCCGGATGCCCGGCTGCTGGCGGAAATTACCCTGGCCGGGGGATTTACCGCCTATGAGGGCGGGGGTATTTCCTATAACATCCCCTACGCCAAAGATGTGCCCTTGGAGCGGTCCATTCGGGACTGGCAGTATGTGGACCGGCTGGTGGGCTATTATGAGGAACAGGGCATTTCCATTAACCGGGAGCCCTTTGGACCGCTGACCGGCACTCTGGTGCCACCCAGCATTTCCCATAGTGTGGCCATTGTGGAGGCGCTGCTGGCGGCAGAACAGGGAGTGCGCAGCATCACCGTCGGCTACGGCCAGTGTGGTAACCTGATCCAGGATGTGGCGGCCATCCGCTCCCTGGAGGAACTGGCAGAGGAATATTTGAATCGTTTTGGTTATCAAGATGTGGTGCTCACCACCGTTTTCCACCAGTGGATGGGTGGTTTTCCTCAGGATGAAAGCAAGGCCTTCGGGGTTATCAGCTGGGGAGCAGCCACAGCCGCCCTGGCCAAGGCCACCAAGGTGATTGTTAAAACCCCTCACGAAGCCATGGGGGTACCGACAAAAGAAGCCAATGCCGCCGGTATCAGGGCCACCAAACAGGTGCTGAATATGCTTAAAGATCAGACCATGCCGGAGACCAAAGAATTGGCGGCCGAAGTAGAATTAATCAAAGCCGAGACCAGGTCTATCTTAGACCGGCTGCTGGAATTCGGCGAAGGGGATGTGGCCGTGGGTACCGTGCGGGCCTTCCAGGCCGGCATCATTGATGTGCCCTTTGCCCCCAGCCGCTACAATGCCGGAAAAATTCTGCCGGCCCGGGATTACCGGGGGGCGGTCAGGTTATTGGATTTTGGTAATCTACCCTTTAGCGAAGAAATAAAAGATGTGCACCGGGAAAAAATAGGCCAAAGGGGTAAGCTGGAAGGAAGAGATCCCAGCTTCCAGATGGTTATTGATGATATTTATGCCATCGGTAAGGGTATGCTGGTAGGTAAGCCGCGCTGA
- a CDS encoding methylaspartate ammonia-lyase, producing the protein MKITGAAVSPGLTGFYFDDQKAIKMGREHDGFAYLGQPATPGFSSVRQRGESISVMLILENGSVAYGDCAAVQYSGAGGRDPLFLAADFIPVLEKEVLPRLVGRDITGFRQLAEEFDHLKHPDGSRFHTALRYGITQALLDAAARAAGCTMAEVVAKEYNCTLVDRQVPIFCQTGDDRYTNADKIIIKRADVLPHGLINNVEEKLGRRGEKLLEYVSWLKDRAIRLGGENYRPVLHIDVYGTIGQAFDDHTDRMADYLAQIEHAAYPFHIRIEGPMDRGSKPAQIEALAELRQTLKRRGIKVEIVADEWCNTLEDIREFVDAGAGDMVQIKTPDLGGINNTIEAILYAKERGIGAYLGGTCNETDRSAQVCVHIGIATQPDQMLAKPGMGVDEGLMIVYNEMNRTLALLRARGVV; encoded by the coding sequence ATGAAAATCACTGGTGCTGCTGTTTCGCCGGGACTTACCGGCTTTTACTTTGACGACCAAAAGGCCATTAAGATGGGACGGGAGCATGACGGTTTTGCCTATCTGGGGCAACCGGCCACCCCGGGCTTTAGCTCTGTGCGCCAGCGGGGCGAGTCAATTTCCGTCATGCTGATACTGGAAAACGGCTCCGTGGCTTACGGGGATTGTGCCGCGGTGCAATATTCCGGGGCCGGCGGGCGGGACCCGCTGTTCCTGGCCGCTGATTTCATTCCTGTGTTGGAAAAAGAGGTGCTGCCTAGACTGGTGGGACGGGATATTACCGGCTTCCGGCAATTGGCAGAGGAATTTGATCATCTGAAGCACCCGGACGGCAGCCGTTTCCATACCGCCCTGCGCTATGGTATCACCCAGGCCCTGCTGGATGCCGCTGCCCGGGCCGCCGGCTGCACCATGGCCGAAGTGGTGGCCAAAGAATATAACTGTACCCTGGTGGACCGGCAAGTACCCATTTTCTGCCAAACCGGGGACGATCGTTATACCAACGCTGATAAAATCATTATTAAACGGGCGGACGTATTACCCCACGGGTTAATTAATAATGTGGAGGAAAAGCTGGGCCGCCGCGGGGAAAAACTGCTGGAGTATGTGTCCTGGCTGAAGGACCGGGCCATCCGGTTAGGCGGTGAAAATTACCGGCCTGTTTTACATATCGATGTTTACGGCACCATCGGACAAGCTTTTGATGATCACACCGACCGCATGGCCGATTACCTGGCGCAAATTGAGCATGCAGCTTACCCCTTCCACATCCGTATTGAGGGGCCGATGGACCGGGGCAGTAAGCCGGCCCAGATTGAGGCCCTGGCTGAACTGCGGCAGACCTTAAAGCGCCGGGGCATTAAGGTAGAAATAGTGGCCGATGAGTGGTGTAACACACTGGAGGATATCCGGGAATTTGTGGATGCCGGGGCCGGGGATATGGTGCAAATCAAAACCCCGGATTTAGGCGGTATCAATAACACCATTGAAGCTATCCTTTATGCCAAGGAACGGGGCATTGGCGCCTACCTGGGTGGCACCTGCAACGAAACCGACCGCTCGGCTCAGGTTTGTGTGCATATCGGTATTGCCACCCAGCCGGATCAAATGCTGGCCAAACCCGGCATGGGTGTGGACGAGGGCCTGATGATCGTCTATAACGAAATGAACCGTACCCTGGCACTGCTCAGGGCCAGAGGGGTTGTGTAA
- a CDS encoding 2-hydroxyacyl-CoA dehydratase family protein translates to MQKVGMTTTIPVEVVYAAGCIPVDLNNIFITHEDPRGLVEEAETAGYPRNLCAWIKGLYSTTLQNKDIKTIVAVTQGDCSNTHALMETLEMAGIRVIPFAFPFDRDYDLLKLQIEKLMDALGTTWDEVYRVKARLDQIRAKVQELDRLTWQGDRVKGWDNHLFQVSCSDFDGNPDAFEQRIDAYLAELPQKEPIKADLRIAYIGVPPIVDDLYDYLEERGARVVFNEVQRQFVMPFGIDDLVEQYRTYSYPYGIFYRLEDISREVEKRQVDGIIHYAQSFCYRQIEDMIVRQKLRKYPILTLEGDKPSKLDARTRMRLDAFVEMLR, encoded by the coding sequence ATGCAGAAAGTAGGAATGACCACCACCATCCCGGTGGAGGTGGTGTATGCTGCCGGTTGTATCCCGGTGGATTTAAATAATATCTTCATTACTCACGAAGATCCCCGGGGATTGGTGGAGGAAGCAGAAACGGCGGGTTATCCCCGCAACCTGTGTGCCTGGATTAAAGGCCTTTATTCTACCACCCTGCAAAATAAAGATATTAAGACCATTGTGGCGGTGACCCAGGGGGACTGCAGCAATACCCATGCCCTGATGGAGACCCTGGAGATGGCCGGGATCAGGGTGATCCCCTTTGCCTTTCCCTTTGACCGGGATTATGATTTGCTAAAACTGCAAATTGAAAAATTAATGGATGCTTTGGGTACCACCTGGGACGAGGTTTATCGGGTGAAGGCCAGGTTAGACCAAATCCGGGCCAAGGTGCAGGAACTGGACCGGCTCACCTGGCAAGGGGACCGGGTGAAAGGTTGGGACAATCACTTATTTCAAGTAAGCTGCAGTGATTTTGACGGCAACCCGGACGCCTTTGAACAGCGGATAGACGCCTACCTGGCGGAACTGCCCCAAAAGGAGCCCATTAAAGCGGATTTAAGAATTGCCTATATTGGCGTACCACCCATTGTTGACGATCTGTACGACTACCTGGAAGAACGGGGGGCCCGGGTGGTCTTTAATGAAGTGCAGCGGCAGTTTGTCATGCCTTTTGGTATAGATGATCTGGTGGAACAATACCGTACCTACAGCTACCCCTATGGTATTTTCTACCGGTTGGAAGATATCAGCCGGGAAGTGGAAAAACGGCAGGTGGATGGTATTATCCACTACGCCCAAAGTTTTTGCTACCGGCAGATCGAAGATATGATTGTGCGGCAGAAGCTTAGGAAATACCCCATCCTGACCCTGGAAGGGGATAAACCCAGCAAGCTGGATGCCCGCACCCGCATGCGGCTGGACGCCTTTGTGGAGATGTTGAGGTGA
- a CDS encoding acyl-CoA dehydratase activase codes for MICGIDLGSRSVKVALMAPDGSLTFHKFDTVSFYRQHGRMVEGQLQVDLAALGLGVPEKVVATGYGRQTINLKGAEVIPELKAHVLGAVHQTGLTDFTLLDLGGQDSKVVLVSRGKMVDFQTNDKCAASTGRYLENMAAVLDIDLAELSRHYRNPVDLSSTCAIFGETELIGKVVEGHPVANLAAGVNYTIFKRIKPMLHKLLTDTIVFTGGVAHNQALVKILEQEMQVPVVVPEYPQYNGAIGCCVAGS; via the coding sequence GTGATTTGTGGCATTGATTTAGGCAGCCGCAGCGTCAAGGTGGCTCTGATGGCCCCGGACGGCAGCCTGACCTTTCATAAATTTGATACTGTTTCCTTCTACCGGCAGCATGGCCGCATGGTGGAGGGGCAGTTGCAAGTGGATCTGGCCGCCCTGGGCCTGGGGGTACCGGAAAAGGTGGTGGCCACCGGCTACGGTCGGCAGACCATTAACCTGAAGGGAGCGGAAGTAATTCCCGAACTGAAGGCCCATGTGCTGGGGGCCGTCCACCAGACCGGACTCACCGACTTTACCCTGCTGGATCTGGGGGGGCAGGACAGTAAAGTGGTGCTGGTGTCCCGGGGTAAGATGGTGGACTTCCAAACCAACGACAAATGTGCCGCCAGCACCGGCCGTTACCTGGAAAATATGGCCGCGGTGCTGGATATTGATTTGGCCGAACTGTCCCGTCATTACCGGAACCCGGTGGACTTAAGCTCCACCTGTGCCATTTTTGGTGAAACGGAGTTAATTGGTAAAGTGGTGGAAGGACACCCCGTTGCCAATCTGGCCGCCGGAGTAAACTACACCATTTTCAAACGGATTAAACCCATGCTGCATAAACTGTTAACAGACACCATTGTCTTCACCGGTGGGGTGGCCCACAATCAGGCCCTGGTGAAAATTTTAGAACAGGAGATGCAAGTACCGGTGGTGGTGCCGGAGTATCCCCAGTATAACGGCGCCATCGGCTGCTGTGTAGCGGGCAGCTAG
- a CDS encoding MBL fold metallo-hydrolase, with translation MTPLQLTVLGCWAPYPRCSGACSGYLLQEDGRSLLIETGNGVISRMLQHIDIQDLDAVIISHLHPDHVMDIYCLRHAIEAANREGRMEKLVPLYLPTGPAEEFNRIKEFTKAFHIHVIDELPEPKEVVIDGFKVKFVPGKHNLPAYSMSIEGSKRLVYSGDTAYNPELVKLANNADLFLCEASGLEKDAAYLKENHLTARQAGELAKTAGVKRFMITHFYPEYVLTELQQQAAEGFGGPVELAREGYTLDI, from the coding sequence GTGACGCCATTGCAACTAACTGTACTAGGCTGCTGGGCGCCTTATCCCAGATGCAGCGGGGCCTGCTCCGGCTATCTGCTGCAGGAGGACGGCCGCAGCCTGCTGATCGAAACAGGCAACGGAGTAATCAGCCGGATGCTGCAGCATATAGATATTCAGGATTTGGATGCGGTCATCATCAGCCACTTGCACCCGGATCACGTCATGGATATTTATTGCCTGCGCCACGCCATTGAAGCTGCCAACCGGGAGGGGCGCATGGAAAAGCTGGTGCCTTTATACCTGCCCACCGGTCCGGCGGAGGAATTTAACCGTATCAAAGAATTTACCAAAGCCTTTCATATCCATGTCATAGATGAATTGCCAGAGCCCAAAGAGGTAGTAATTGACGGGTTTAAGGTAAAATTTGTACCAGGTAAACATAACCTGCCGGCTTACAGTATGTCCATTGAAGGAAGTAAACGTTTGGTCTACTCGGGAGATACCGCCTATAATCCGGAACTGGTTAAACTGGCTAATAACGCGGACCTGTTTCTGTGTGAGGCCAGCGGCTTGGAAAAAGATGCGGCGTATCTGAAGGAAAATCACCTGACCGCCCGCCAGGCCGGGGAACTGGCCAAAACAGCCGGCGTGAAAAGATTTATGATTACCCACTTTTACCCGGAATATGTGCTGACAGAATTGCAGCAACAGGCTGCCGAAGGCTTTGGCGGTCCGGTGGAACTGGCCCGAGAGGGGTATACTTTAGATATTTAG
- the rph gene encoding ribonuclease PH, whose protein sequence is MERVDGRTPGQIRPVKITANYNKYAEGSVLIEIGDTRVICTATVEDRVPPFLKGLGKGWVTAEYSMIPRATGTRTTREAAKGKLSGRTMEIQRLIGRALRSVVDLEALGERMVTMDCDVIQADGGTRTSSITGAYVAMILALNKLVEQGMLEKIPVNDFIAATSVGIVNGTPVLDLCYAEDSAAEVDMNVVLTGTGRFVEIQGTGEEATFSRDEMNQLLDLAAAGIKELIKVQQQVLGPEITAKIGQVRQ, encoded by the coding sequence ATGGAACGAGTGGATGGCAGAACACCGGGCCAGATTCGCCCGGTTAAAATAACTGCTAATTACAATAAATATGCGGAAGGATCGGTTTTAATTGAAATAGGAGATACCCGGGTCATTTGTACCGCTACGGTGGAGGACCGGGTTCCTCCCTTTCTAAAGGGCCTTGGTAAAGGCTGGGTCACTGCTGAATACTCTATGATCCCCAGGGCTACCGGCACCCGCACCACCCGGGAAGCCGCCAAGGGCAAACTGAGTGGCCGAACTATGGAAATCCAGCGGCTAATCGGCCGGGCGCTGCGTTCGGTGGTAGATCTGGAAGCCCTGGGTGAACGGATGGTGACAATGGACTGCGATGTCATTCAGGCCGATGGCGGCACCCGTACCTCATCTATCACCGGGGCCTATGTGGCCATGATTTTGGCCTTGAACAAACTGGTGGAACAGGGTATGCTGGAGAAAATACCCGTAAACGACTTCATTGCTGCCACCAGTGTAGGCATTGTCAACGGAACTCCGGTATTAGATCTTTGTTACGCCGAGGATTCCGCGGCGGAAGTGGATATGAATGTGGTACTCACCGGGACCGGTCGGTTTGTGGAAATCCAGGGTACCGGGGAAGAAGCTACCTTTTCCCGGGATGAGATGAACCAACTGCTGGATTTAGCTGCCGCCGGGATTAAGGAATTGATTAAAGTACAGCAACAGGTATTGGGCCCGGAAATAACCGCAAAAATAGGGCAGGTGCGACAGTGA